AGGCCTCTATGTTCAAGTGGCAGCTTTCATGCTGGTCGTCTATTATGGCTTCATTTCAGGTCTTGTGGCTGAGGAAACTCATATCGCAGAATTCGAAGGTAGAATAGAGGAAAAATATCGGCAGACCTCGGTTGATAATTACTTGAGCAACTTCAGCACGCATGAAGAATATTGGATTCGGCTGGATAATGGCAAAGCCTTTGAGCTGACGGCATCATTATATGAAAGTATTAAGCGGGGTGAAAAGGTCAAATTAGTGCAAATGAATGCCGGTACCATGATATTCAGGCAATAGAGCACCGCTAATTAAAGTATGCTGCATTTGCCAGTAATTTTTGTTGTTTGCCATTCCCGTTACAGTACTTTAACTGTGCAAGTATTGAATATCCGTGGTAATGTTGTATTCAGACAGATTTTTTAACATAAGGAGATATAATAGCAATGAAACTCGTTTCATGGAATGTGAATGGCATAAGGGCATGTGTGAAAAAAGGATTCATGGATTACTTCAAAGAAGTGGATGCAGACATATTTTGCATTCAGGAATCCAAACTGCAGGAAGGACAGATCGAGCTCATACTGGAAGGCTATCACCAATACTGGAATTATGCGATAAAAAAAGGATATTCCGGTACAGCTGTATTTACAAAAAAAGAGCCGCTCTCTGTTCGCTATGGATTGGGCGATGACGAAACAGAACCTGAAGGCAGGATTCTCACGCTTGAGTATGAAGGCTTTTATCTTGTTAATGTCTATACTCCGAATTCACAGCGTGACCTGGCCCGGCTTCCATACCGTCTTGAGTGGGAAGAGCGGATCCGGGAGTATTTACTCGGCCTGGATCAGATTAAGCCTGTGATCATGTGCGGGGACTTAAACGTGGCTCATTTCGAAATAGATTTAAAAAATGCTAAATCCAACAGGGGCAACTCAGGCTTTACTGATGAAGAACGTGGAAAAATGACCAGACTGCTTGGATCCGGGTTTGTTGATGCATTCCGCTATAAATATCCCGAAGCGGAAGGAGCATATACCTGGTGGTCCTACATGGCCAAGGTAAGAGAGCGGAATATCGGCTGGCGGATTGATTATTTTATTGTGTCCGAAAAGCTAAAAGAAAGAATACTAGATTCACAGATCCACTGCGACATTATGGGCAGCGATCATTGCCCGGTAGCTCTTGAATTGGAAATATAAAGCGAAACCCCTGCCAGTTGCAGGGGTATTGTTTTAGTAAAAAAGGCAATAATTGAATTAACGTTAATCATAAAGGATGGGGTAAATGAACAAAACAGAGATGCTGAAGCTTTTTGTTCTTATTGAAAGAATATATCCGCCTTTTCGGATCAAAAACGAAATCGTTAATTATTATTTTAATTATTGCCAGCAATTCGACTATGAGATGGCTCTGAGCTGCATAATAGGTCATATAAGAAAAAGCCCCTATCCGCCATCACTCAGTCATATTGCATCGAGATGCTCATTGCATTCTTTATCAGCTGAAATATCAGACAGCCGGAATTGG
This window of the Cytobacillus pseudoceanisediminis genome carries:
- the xth gene encoding exodeoxyribonuclease III, with amino-acid sequence MKLVSWNVNGIRACVKKGFMDYFKEVDADIFCIQESKLQEGQIELILEGYHQYWNYAIKKGYSGTAVFTKKEPLSVRYGLGDDETEPEGRILTLEYEGFYLVNVYTPNSQRDLARLPYRLEWEERIREYLLGLDQIKPVIMCGDLNVAHFEIDLKNAKSNRGNSGFTDEERGKMTRLLGSGFVDAFRYKYPEAEGAYTWWSYMAKVRERNIGWRIDYFIVSEKLKERILDSQIHCDIMGSDHCPVALELEI